Proteins from a single region of Drosophila biarmipes strain raj3 chromosome 3R, RU_DBia_V1.1, whole genome shotgun sequence:
- the LOC108025526 gene encoding chitobiosyldiphosphodolichol beta-mannosyltransferase — protein MTEAPPKKRNACVIVLGDIGRSPRMQYHAQSLLEENYHVDVIGYLETRPLEALTQHPCCRIHELTAVPVTNLTPKLRLLFKAFWQTLSLLMALISIGRPSFLLVQNPPGIPTLIVCYLYCAVTRTKLAIDWHNYTYTVLALGMSKGEQSPLIRLVRRLERYFGAKAHTHFCVTRAMQEDLQQNWGISPVKVLYDRAPSQFHPIDLPQKHELFLKLSRDYPQFQAKNSDQSDVLEATALTQKLTNGSVQYKPQRQAVLVSSTSWTPDEDFGILLKALQAYEETALAEPLVYPSLLCIITGKGPQKEHYVAEIEKLEWQKVSVITPWLEIEDYPTVLASADLGVCLHWSTSGLDLPMKVVDMFGSGLPVCAYDFKCLDELVKHGENGFVFSDHVQLAEQLRIWFEHFPKNPSILETRAGFQRSLQEFQELRWRESWRFVAAPVLESLL, from the exons ATGACGGAAGCGCCGCCCAAGAAGCGCAATGCCTGCGTCATCGTGCTGGGTGACATCGGACGCAGTCCGCGGATGCAGTACCATGCCCAGAGCCTGCTGGAGGAGAACTACCACGTGGACGTGATTGGCTATCTGGAGACGCGGCCGCTGGAGGCACTCACCCAGCATCCCTGCTGCCGCATCCACGAGCTGACCGCGGTGCCAGTGACGAACCTCACGCCCAAGCTGCGACTGCTTTTCAAGGCCTTCTGGCAGACACTCAGCCTTCTGATGGCCCTCATCTCCATCGGGCGACCCAGTTTCCTGCTCGTCCAGAATCCCCCGGGGATTCCCACGTTGATTGTTTGCTACCTGTATTGTGCCGTCACCAGGACCAAGCTGGCCATCGATTGGCACAACTACACCTACACGGTGCTGGCTCTAGGCATGTCCAAGGGGGAGCAGAGCCCGCTCATCCGACTGGTCAGGCGACTGGAGCGATACTTTGGTGCCAAGGCACACACGCACTTCTGTGTGACGCGGGCCATGCAGGAGGATCTGCAGCAGAACTGGGGGATCAG cCCCGTTAAAGTTCTTTACGATCGAGCGCCCTCCCAATTCCATCCCATCGACCTGCCCCAAAAGCACGAGCTTTTTTTGAAGCTGTCCCGGGACTATCCCCAGTTCCAGGCTAAGAACTCCGACCAGTCAGATGTGCTGGAGGCCACTGCTCTTACCCAGAAGCTGACCAACGGCAGTGTGCAATACAAGCCGCAGCGACAGGCTGTTCTCGTCTCGAGCACCAGTTGGACGCCGGACGAGGACTTTGGCATACTCCTGAAGGCCTTGCAGGCCTATGAGGAGACGGCACTGGCGGAGCCGCTCGTATATCCCTCGCTGCTGTGCATTATCACGGGCAAGGGACCGCAAAAAGAGCACTACGTGGCGGAAATCGAGAAACTGGAGTGGCAAAAGGTGTCGGTGATCACCCCCTggttggagatcgaggactaTCCCACTGTGCTGGCCAGCGCAGATCTGGGTGTGTGCCTGCACTGGAGCACCAGCGGGTTGGACCTGCCCATGAAGGTGGTCGATATGTTCGGCAGCGGCCTGCCCGTCTGTGCCTACGATTTCAAGTG CCTCGACGAGCTGGTGAAGCACGGCGAGAATGGCTTTGTGTTTAGCGACCATGTTCAGTTGGCCGAGCAGCTGAGGATTTGGTTCGAACATTTTCCAAAGAATCCGAGTATCCTGGAGACGCGGGCCGGTTTCCAGCGCAGTCTGCAGGAGTTCCAGGAATTGCGGTGGCGGGAGAGCTGGCGCTTCGTGGCTGCTCCCGTTCTGGAGTCACTTCTCTAG